A window of the Gossypium hirsutum isolate 1008001.06 chromosome A03, Gossypium_hirsutum_v2.1, whole genome shotgun sequence genome harbors these coding sequences:
- the LOC107927874 gene encoding auxin-responsive protein SAUR66-like, which translates to MTSSSSIANRQIPINLLCHFLALRFPSTTCKLCKHDYNKEAYQKERKWQKIASIGKKRIASERTSTKIAAAAANDYNRSSEVVKGCFVIFTMDKRRFLIPLAFLSICIFRELFKLSEEEFGLPSDGAITFPCDSVFMNYIVSIVK; encoded by the coding sequence ATGACTTCTTCATCCAGTATTGCTAACCGTCAAATACCAATCAACCTTCTTTGTCACTTTCTTGCTTTAAGATTTCCATCCACAACATGTAAACTATGTAAGCATGATTACAACAAAGAAGCTTATCAGAAAGAAAGGAAGTGGCAGAAGATAGCATCCATTGGAAAGAAAAGAATTGCCTCAGAAAGGACTAGTACAAAGATAGCTGCTGCTGCTGCAAATGATTATAATAGATCATCAGAGGTTGTTAAAGGATGCTTTGTTATCTTCACAATGGATAAGAGACGCTTCCTGATTCCCTTGGCATTTCTTAGCATCTGCATTTTCCGTGAACTCTTCAAGTTGTCTGAAGAGGAGTTTGGACTGCCAAGTGATGGAGCTATAACATTTCCATGTGATTCAGTTTTCATGAACTACATTGTCTCCATTGTGAAATGA
- the LOC121222442 gene encoding auxin-responsive protein SAUR67 has translation MISARKLIKLARKWQKLAAIKRKRITFSSTSSMVEKGHFVVYSADEKRFMLPLEYLKNEIVMELFNLKKEEFGIPSNGHLKLPFDSTFMEYAIELIKRKASKEVEKALIMSIVTGHCSSSLNLNKQETKQLLEPTH, from the coding sequence ATGATCAGTGCAAGGAAGCTTATTAAACTGGCAAGGAAATGGCAAAAATTGGCAGCAATTAAGAGAAAAAGGATCACATTCTCGAGCACATCATCAATGGTGGAGAAGGGTCACTTTGTGGTGTATAGCGCTGATGAGAAGCGCTTTATGCTTCCTTTGGAATATCTGAAGAACGAAATAGTGATGGAGTTGTTCAACTTAAAAAAAGAAGAGTTCGGAATTCCAAGCAACGGACACCTTAAATTGCCCTTTGATTCAACCTTCATGGAGTATGCAATTGAATTGATTAAAAGGAAAGCAAGTAAAGAAGTGGAGAAAGCATTGATTATGTCTATAGTTACCGGCCATTGCTCATCATCATTGAATCTCAATAAGCAAGAAACAAAGCaactattggaacccacccattga
- the LOC107927915 gene encoding auxin-responsive protein SAUR67-like, with protein MTSARKLVKLARKWQKLAAIKRKRITFSSTSSMVEKGHFVVYSADEKRFMLPLDYLKNEIVMELFNLAEEEFGIPSNRHLKLPFDSTFMEYAIELIKRKASKEVEKALIMSIVNGHCSSSLNLYQQETSQQLPIWSF; from the coding sequence ATGACCAGTGCAAGGAAGCTTGTTAAACTGGCAAGGAAATGGCAAAAATTGGCAGCAATTAAGAGAAAAAGGATCACATTCTCGAGCACATCATCAATGGTGGAGAAGGGTCACTTTGTGGTGTATAGCGCTGATGAGAAGCGCTTTATGCTTCCTTTGGACTATCTGAAGAACGAAATAGTGATGGAGTTGTTCAACTTGGCAGAAGAAGAGTTTGGAATTCCAAGCAACAGGCACCTTAAATTGCCCTTTGATTCAACCTTCATGGAGTATGCAATTGAATTGATCAAAAGGAAAGCAAGTAAAGAAGTGGAGAAAGCATTGATTATGTCTATAGTTAATGGCCATTGCTCATCATCATTGAATCTCTATCAGCAAGAAACAAGCCAACAGTTACCAATATGGAGTTTCTAA
- the LOC107927873 gene encoding auxin-responsive protein SAUR64-like, protein MVSTKILIRKARKWQKLAVIGRRRITSSLVDKGHFVIYTIDQKRFVIPLAYLRNTIFVELLKMSEEEFGLPSDGPITLPCDSVAMNYILSLLQRSLAKHLEKAVLNSVASYRCSSNASYCHQAHTDQQSLVYGF, encoded by the coding sequence ATGGTTAGCACAAAGATTCTTATCAGAAAGGCAAGAAAGTGGCAGAAATTGGCTGTCATTGGAAGAAGGAGAATTACTTCATCACTTGTTGATAAAGGGCATTTTGTGATCTACACAATTGATCAAAAGCGATTTGTGATTCCCTTAGCTTATCTAAGAAACACCATTTTCGTGGAGCTCTTGAAGATGTCTGAAGAGGAGTTTGGATTGCCAAGCGATGGACCAATAACATTACCTTGTGATTCAGTTGCCATGAATTACATTCTCTCATTACTACAAAGGAGTTTAGCTAAGCATTTGGAGAAAGCTGTACTGAACTCTGTTGCAAGCTATCGCTGTTCATCAAATGCTAGTTATTGCCATCAAGCCCATACAGACCAACAGTCATTAGTTTATGGATTCTGA